The proteins below are encoded in one region of Hordeum vulgare subsp. vulgare chromosome 3H, MorexV3_pseudomolecules_assembly, whole genome shotgun sequence:
- the LOC123442607 gene encoding DNA damage-binding protein 2, with protein MAARARFVHNRRAADEDGSDEEEALSSSDDGGGDEEEEEMEAEGSEEEEEPAARASSSSSVAAAAAGRGGRKGPITISLKKVCKVCKKTGHEAGFKGAVYIDCPMKPCFLCKMPGHTTLTCPHRVAMEHGVIPAPRRNTNTSLDYVFQSQVKGKISMVKPRFLVPNQLECGNIKFHQRRVTCLEFHPTKNNVLLSGDKKGLLGIWDYVKLHEKITYDSVHSCILNSMKFDTANDGVLYTASSDGTISSTDLDTGIGSPLLNLNPDGWSGPSTWRMIYGMDLNTEKGLLLVADSFGFLYLLDRRSKERIGQPILIHKKGSKVTGLHCNPAQPEVLLSSGNDHFARIWDTRKLDPKSALASLAHGRVVNSGYFSPRSGNKIMTTCQDNRIRVWDYIFGNLESPSREIVHSHDFNRHLTPFKAEWDPKDYSETVAVIGRYISENYNGVALHPIDFIDTSTGKLLAEVMDPDITTISPVNKLHPQDDILATGSSRSIFIWKPKNEVDPTEERTSQKVKEYVYGSGSHKKPNGKHDNSSDDDSDGGGGKGKKAKKTRFTHTAKGKGKSKA; from the exons ATGGCCGCCCGCGCCCGCTTCGTCCACAACCGCCGCGCGGCCGACGAGGACGGCTCCGACGAGGAGGAGGCTCTGTCCTCCtctgacgacggcggcggcgacgaggaagaggaggagatggaggccgAGGggtccgaggaggaggaggagccagcGGCcagggcgtcctcctcctcctccgtagcggcagcggccgcggggaggggcggcAGGAAGGGCCCGATTACCATCAGCCTCAAGAAAGTCTGCAAG GTGTGCAAGAAGACGGGGCATGAGGCGGGGTTCAAGGGGGCGGTGTACATCGATTGCCCCATGAAGCCTTGCTTCCTATGCAAGATGCCAG GTCACACGACCTTGACTTGCCCACACAGGGTAGCGATGGAGCATGGTGTTATCCCAGCCCCAAGAAGGAACACAAACACTTCACTGGATTACGTCTTCCAGAGTCAAGTCAAAGGCAAGATCTCCATG GTTAAGCCTCGGTTTCTGGTGCCTAACCAATTGGAGTGTGGTAACATAAAATTTCACCAAAGACGCGTGACCTGCTTGGAATTTCATCCAACTAAGAACAATGTGCTTTTATCAGGAGACAAG AAAGGCTTACTAGGCATTTGGGATTATGTTAAGCTGCATGAGAAGATTACTTATGATTCTGTGCACTCCTGCATTCTGAACAGTATGAA GTTTGACACTGCAAATGATGGAGTGCTATACACAGCTTCTTCTGATGGGACTATCAGCAGCACAGACTTGGACACTGGAATTGGCTCGCCCTTGTTAAATCTCAACCCAGATGGTTGGAGT GGTCCAAGCACTTGGCGCATGATATACGGAATGGACTTAAACACCGAGAAAGGTCTTCTTTTGGTGGCAGATAGTTTTGGGTTCCTTTACTT ATTGGATAGACGGTCGAAGGAAAGAATCGGGCAACCAATTCTTATACATAAAAAGGGTAGCAAGGTAACTGGCCTGCATTGCAATCCTGCACAACCTGAAGTTCTTCTGAGCAGCGGGAATGATCACTTT GCCCGCATTTGGGATACAAGGAAACTTGATCCCAAGTCTGCTCTTGCCAGCCTTGCTCATGGACGGGTTGTTAATTCAGGATATTTTTCTCCACGAAGTGGGAATAAGATCATGACAACGtgccaagacaaccgaattcgtgTCTGGGATTATATTTTTGGTAATCTGGAATCCCCAAGTAGAGAAATCGTGCACAGCCATGATTTCAACCGTCACTTGACTCCCTTCAAAGCGGAGTGGGATCCAAAG GATTACTCGGAAACAGTTGCAGTCATTGGTCGTTACATAAGTGAGAACTACAATGGGGTTGCTCTACATCCCATTGATTTCATAGACACCAGCACTGGGAAGCTTCTGGCCGAGGTGATGGACCCTGACATAACCACCATCAGCCCAGTGAACAAGCTACATCCTCAAGATGATATCCTAGCCACAGGGAGCTCAAG GTCCATTTTCATTTGGAAACCAAAGAATGAGGTCGATCCCACGGAAGAGAGGACCAGCCAGAAGGTCAAGGAGTATGTATACGGGTCAGGTTCACACAAGAAACCAAATGGCAAGCACGACAATAGTAGTGATGATGACTCAGATGGTGGTGGTGGAAAGGGCAAGAAGGCAAAGAAGACCCGCTTCACTCACACCGCGAAGGGAAAGGGCAAATCCAAAGCTTGA